The Sporosarcina sp. Te-1 DNA window GGGCCGTGCCATTTTTTAATTGAGCTTCACAAGCGGGAAGCAATGTCCTATGCGCTATTCCTAACGGGATATGATAAAATGGCTATATGCATTTAGAGAAAAAAGGTGAAAAGATGTCGACAAAACACGAATTGATACTTCGTTATATTGAAGGGCTTGCTGTCGGGGAAAAAATATCCGTACGACAAGTGGCCAAAGCACTGTCCGTCAGTGAAGGAACAGCTTACCGGGCAATCAAAGAAGCGGAAAACCAAAAATTGGTCAATACAATTGAACGTGTCGGCACGATCCGGATCGAAAAGAAAAAAAAGGAGAACATTGAAAGACTGACGTTTGCAGAAGTGGTCAACATCGTAGATGGAGTGGTCTTAGGAGGAAGGGGCGGTCTGCATAAGACATTGACAAAGTTTGTCATTGGCGCGATGCAACTGGAGGATATGAAGCGGTATATCGATGCCGGCAGCTTGCTGATTGTTGGGAATCGGCAGAGGGCGCATGAACTTGCTCTGCGAGCAGGAGCTGCCGTTCTAGTAACCGGAGGGTTTGATGCTGCTGATGATGCCAAAAAGCTGGCGGATGAATTGAATTTACCGATCATCTCATCCAGCTACGACAGCTTCACAGTGGCGACGATGTTGAATCGGGCCATTTATGACCAGTTGATCGAGAAAGAAATTCTCCTCGTCGAAGATATTTTAACGCCCCTTTTCGAAACCATTACATTCGGCCCAAAAGATACTGTCGGTCACTTTAATGAAGTGAACAGAACTACAACACATTCGGGTTATCCTGTCATCGAAAAAAATGGGAAAGTGGTTGGAATTGTCACCTCCCGTGATGCAGTAGGGAAATCGGAGGATGAGTTGATTGAGAAGGTAATGACAACACATCCGATTACGGTCACGGGAAAAACAAGTGTGGCGTCGGCAGGTCATAGCATGATTTGGGAAGGGATTGATCTCATGCCCGTAGTCAGCGATTCCGGCTTGCTGGAAGGCATAATAAGCCGGCAAGATGTACTAAAAGCGTTACAAATGACGCAGCGTCAACCGCAGCAAGGGGAAAAAATCGATGATATAGTGAAAAACCAGATGAAAACTGTTGCGGATGAGCCGCAATCAATCGAGTTTGTTGTAGCACCCCAAATGACAAACCAATTTGGTTCCTTATCTTATGGGGCTTTGACCACATTGCTGACGGAAGTCGGGAACCGTACTATCAAAATGAAAAAACGCGGGGAAAGCTTGCCTGAGAATATGACGATTTACTTTATCAAGCATGTACAACTAGGAAGCACCGTCATTGTAAAGCCGAGGATTTTACATATGAGCAGAAGGTTTGTAAAAGTCGATTTCGATTTGGTATCTGACGGAGATCTGATCGCTAAGGCAATGATTATGTACCAGTTGTTTGAACGATAAAAAAACTGATGCCATTAAATGGGCATCAGTTCTCGTTCAGTCTCGTCTCTTCGTCGATGAATTGTTTGTAATGTTTTGTCGCCTTCATGTTGAAAATAATGATATAAAGGCCGAAGAGGATGAAAATTGCTGCAACGACATAGGTAGCGATGCCTTGGAACAACAGCAATTGATTTACTCCGAAAAAGAAAAGCAAACTGCCGAGGAAGGTACCGGCTTTGCTAGCAAACATTTTTTTGCGTATCGGAAACACCTGGCTCGTACGGAATTGCCTGGTTTTAAAATAAAAATAAAAAACCCCCGATGCCACGATGAAGAATACGAGAAAGAAGTTAATTGTTTTCATATGAAAAGCCCTCCAGTAAAGACCTTCTTCTATTGTAGCGGCTTTTAAAACGGAATGCGAATAGAAATTATCGATTTGGGAGGGACCCTATTTGAAACGACAAATCATTGACACAATTGAAAATTACGATACGATCATCATCCACCGACATGTCCGGCCGGATCCGGACGCTTACGGTTCGCAAGTCGGTTTAAAAAAGCTGATTGAAGCCAACTACCCGGAGAAGAAAGTCTATGCGTCAGGTATACATGATGAGCTGCTCACTTATTTGACAGTTCAAGATGACGTGGATGAAAGTGATTACGCAGGGGCGCTTGTTATTGTGACGGATACGGGCAATACGGAACGGATTGATGCGGTTCATTACAAGGAAGGCGCCTTCCTATTAAAAATCGATCATCATCCTGATGTCGATCCATATGGGGATCTTCGCTGGGTAGACACCACTGCGAGTTCTACTTCTGAAATGATTTACGAACTTTTTAAGACGGGGGAGGAAACATTCGGTTGGCATATGCCGGATGAGGCGGCCCGTTTGCTATTTGCAGGCATTGTGGGTGACACAGGCAGATTCATCTTCCCGAGTGCAACAAATAGAACGTTTGAAGTGGCAAGTCAATTGATCACGTAT harbors:
- a CDS encoding DRTGG domain-containing protein, encoding MSTKHELILRYIEGLAVGEKISVRQVAKALSVSEGTAYRAIKEAENQKLVNTIERVGTIRIEKKKKENIERLTFAEVVNIVDGVVLGGRGGLHKTLTKFVIGAMQLEDMKRYIDAGSLLIVGNRQRAHELALRAGAAVLVTGGFDAADDAKKLADELNLPIISSSYDSFTVATMLNRAIYDQLIEKEILLVEDILTPLFETITFGPKDTVGHFNEVNRTTTHSGYPVIEKNGKVVGIVTSRDAVGKSEDELIEKVMTTHPITVTGKTSVASAGHSMIWEGIDLMPVVSDSGLLEGIISRQDVLKALQMTQRQPQQGEKIDDIVKNQMKTVADEPQSIEFVVAPQMTNQFGSLSYGALTTLLTEVGNRTIKMKKRGESLPENMTIYFIKHVQLGSTVIVKPRILHMSRRFVKVDFDLVSDGDLIAKAMIMYQLFER
- a CDS encoding YtpI family protein, with the protein product MKTINFFLVFFIVASGVFYFYFKTRQFRTSQVFPIRKKMFASKAGTFLGSLLFFFGVNQLLLFQGIATYVVAAIFILFGLYIIIFNMKATKHYKQFIDEETRLNEN
- a CDS encoding bifunctional oligoribonuclease/PAP phosphatase NrnA, yielding MKRQIIDTIENYDTIIIHRHVRPDPDAYGSQVGLKKLIEANYPEKKVYASGIHDELLTYLTVQDDVDESDYAGALVIVTDTGNTERIDAVHYKEGAFLLKIDHHPDVDPYGDLRWVDTTASSTSEMIYELFKTGEETFGWHMPDEAARLLFAGIVGDTGRFIFPSATNRTFEVASQLITYDFDRTKLFADMYEVKRSILHLQGYMYQNFNIDENGTAYLKITKEILESFEVSVAESSQLVGSLGNVKGICAWAIFVEEEDQIRVRLRSKGPTINTLAAEYGGGGHPLAAGASVYSWQEADEVIGKLKELCTSN